A stretch of Dama dama isolate Ldn47 chromosome 22, ASM3311817v1, whole genome shotgun sequence DNA encodes these proteins:
- the LOC133043379 gene encoding olfactory receptor 6C74 isoform X2 yields MQNKSMVTTFILLGLSNDPQLQVVIFFLLFFTYLLSVTGNLIIITLTLLDSHLKTPMYFFLRNFSFLEISFTTVCIPKFLVSMATGDKTISSNNCAAQLFFTILLGATEFFLLAAMSYDRYVAICKPLHYMTIMNGRACNLLVFASWLAGFIIIFPPLLVGLQLDFCAANTVDHFFCDVSPILQLSCTDTDKVEIMMLLSAILTLLVTLVLVILSYINIIRTILKIPSSQKRRKAFSTCSSHMVVVSISYGSCIFMYVKPSAKQRVSLNKGIALLSTSVAPMLNPFIYTLRNRQVKYAFKLMIKKIEVFSMK; encoded by the coding sequence TAACAACTTTTATCCTCCTTGGACTAAGCAATGATCCACAATTACAAgtggttattttttttctcctttttttcacttactTGTTGAGCGTCACTGGAAATCTAATCATCATCACCCTTACCCTGCTAGATTCACACCTCAAGACACCCATGTATTTCTTTCTTCgaaatttctcttttttagaaATCTCATTCACAACTGTCTGCATCCCCAAATTTCTTGTCAGTATGGCAACAGGTGATAAGACCATTTCTTCTAACAATTGTGCAGCACAGCTGTTTTTTACTATTCTCTTGGGTGCAACCGAATTTTTTCTTCTGGCTGCCAtgtcctatgaccgctatgtggccatctgcaaaccccTGCATTACATGACCATCATGAATGGCAGAGCGTGCAACTTACTGGTCTTTGCGTCATGGTTGGCTGGTTTCATAATAATTTTTCCACCACTCCTCGTGGGTCTCCAGCTTGATTTCTGTGCAGCCAACACTGTAGATCATTTCTTCTGTGATGTATCTCCTATATTACAACTCTCTTGCACAGACACAGATAAAGTAGAAATAATGATGCTTCTCTCAGCCATTTTAACTCTCCTGGTTACTCTGGTGTTAGTGATTCTCTCCTACATAAACATCATTAGGACTATTCTGAAGATACCTTCTTCTCAAAAGAGGAGGAAAGccttttctacatgttcttctcaCATGGTGGTTGTGTCCATTTCTTATGGGAGCTGCATCTTCATGTATGTGAAACCCTCTGCCAAGCAAAGAGTGTCTTTAAATAAAGGGATAGCTCTGCTCAGTACTTCTGTTGCCCCCATGTTAAATCCTTTTATTTATACACTGAGAAACAGACAAGTGAAATATGCTTTTAAGCTCATGATCAAAAAGATTGAGGTTTTCTCAATGAAGTGA
- the LOC133043379 gene encoding olfactory receptor 6C74 isoform X1: protein MGNHTRVTTFILLGLSNDPQLQVVIFFLLFFTYLLSVTGNLIIITLTLLDSHLKTPMYFFLRNFSFLEISFTTVCIPKFLVSMATGDKTISSNNCAAQLFFTILLGATEFFLLAAMSYDRYVAICKPLHYMTIMNGRACNLLVFASWLAGFIIIFPPLLVGLQLDFCAANTVDHFFCDVSPILQLSCTDTDKVEIMMLLSAILTLLVTLVLVILSYINIIRTILKIPSSQKRRKAFSTCSSHMVVVSISYGSCIFMYVKPSAKQRVSLNKGIALLSTSVAPMLNPFIYTLRNRQVKYAFKLMIKKIEVFSMK from the coding sequence ATGGGAAACCACACAAGAGTAACAACTTTTATCCTCCTTGGACTAAGCAATGATCCACAATTACAAgtggttattttttttctcctttttttcacttactTGTTGAGCGTCACTGGAAATCTAATCATCATCACCCTTACCCTGCTAGATTCACACCTCAAGACACCCATGTATTTCTTTCTTCgaaatttctcttttttagaaATCTCATTCACAACTGTCTGCATCCCCAAATTTCTTGTCAGTATGGCAACAGGTGATAAGACCATTTCTTCTAACAATTGTGCAGCACAGCTGTTTTTTACTATTCTCTTGGGTGCAACCGAATTTTTTCTTCTGGCTGCCAtgtcctatgaccgctatgtggccatctgcaaaccccTGCATTACATGACCATCATGAATGGCAGAGCGTGCAACTTACTGGTCTTTGCGTCATGGTTGGCTGGTTTCATAATAATTTTTCCACCACTCCTCGTGGGTCTCCAGCTTGATTTCTGTGCAGCCAACACTGTAGATCATTTCTTCTGTGATGTATCTCCTATATTACAACTCTCTTGCACAGACACAGATAAAGTAGAAATAATGATGCTTCTCTCAGCCATTTTAACTCTCCTGGTTACTCTGGTGTTAGTGATTCTCTCCTACATAAACATCATTAGGACTATTCTGAAGATACCTTCTTCTCAAAAGAGGAGGAAAGccttttctacatgttcttctcaCATGGTGGTTGTGTCCATTTCTTATGGGAGCTGCATCTTCATGTATGTGAAACCCTCTGCCAAGCAAAGAGTGTCTTTAAATAAAGGGATAGCTCTGCTCAGTACTTCTGTTGCCCCCATGTTAAATCCTTTTATTTATACACTGAGAAACAGACAAGTGAAATATGCTTTTAAGCTCATGATCAAAAAGATTGAGGTTTTCTCAATGAAGTGA